GGCCCATTTTCCATGGGTGACGTGGTACGCTAAGGTGATTTAACCGCTTATGACAAGGTTGACGCGCGATCAGGTGGTGAATCAGTCGTTTCTGGAAATGCGATCCTACCTGTTGGAGATTGCGGCCACACTGGATCGGTATGATCGGGCCGAGACTCGCAACGGTGAGCAGGAGGATGTTCGCTGGACGAAGATTCGGCAGGCTCTCGACATACTGGCCAAGAAACGTGAGCAACCGGATCGCACAGAGGCGCTTCTTATGCTGTTCTCGGACCTCACACCGCTGGAGAAATAGGTACCAGATGTGGTTTTCGGGGAGTGGAATCAATGGCCCAATGGTCGAGACTTTGGTCCCAGAACTGGTCGCAGCATCTTTGGAAGCGAGCGATCCAGGCGGGCGGTCATGTGGGAAAATGATCCGGGGGCGTGACAGCGTTGGTCGGCAAGTTTTGTAAGGGTGTGCAAATTATGCTGATTATCCAACCGCATTACCATGCCATTGCGAGAACCACCCAGGATTACGAGCGGATGGCTGCGGCGGGGGTGGTGGCCGTGGCCGAACCGGCCTTTTGGGCGGGATTTGATCGTCGCTATCCCGAGACGTTTTTGGATTATTTCCGGCAAATCAGTGAGTTTGAACCCACCCGGGCAGCACAGTATGGCATTCGACACTTCTGCTGGGTGGCCGTGAATCCAAAGGAAGCCGAAAACCTGGAACTCAGCCGCGCCGTGCTTGCGCAGATGCCGGAGTTCTTCCGCAAGCCAACGGTGCTTGGGGTAGGTGAGACGGGCTTGCACAAATCCACCAAAAACGAGTGTGAAGTTTTTGAGGCGCAAATCGAACTGGCCCTCCGATACGATCAGTTGCTCCTGGTCCACACGCCTCACCTGGAAGACAAATACTATGGCACAAAAAGAATTCTGGAGATTTTGAGGGGCTTTTCCATTGATCCCGGTCGGGTCTGGATTGACCACGTGGAAGAGCACACGATCAAGATGGTGAAAGAGGCGGGCTACTGGGTGGGGTTCACGCTTTACCCGATCACCAAGTGCTCTCCCAAGCGAGCTGTGGATATGCTCGAGCGTTACGGTTGGGAACGAACGCTCATCAACTCCTCCGCGGACTGGGGGCCGAGCGATCCCGCCACACTCCACGAGTGCATCTTCGAGTTTCGCCGTCGCGGCTATGGCCTGGAAGAAGCACTTGAGGTGTTCTACAACAACCCGGTGCGGTACCTCTCCCAGAATCCCAAATTCGATTTGCCGCTCGTAAAAATGGAAATGCTCGCTCCCACCGGAGCGGTCTCCATGGCGTGACCGTCGTCGCCGCTTGTACCGAGCAATCTCCTCAGCGTGCCCAACGGGTGCGTGAGGCGCATTGATTGAGAGCGGGCGGAAGCATCAGAGGGCGGAGCGCATCAAAGTCCGCCCGTGGCCGGATGAATTAACACCGTCTCGCGTTGCGCCGGGCCGCGACGTGAACAGCCCCTGGATCACGGAGTTTTCGTTGTCGCAGCTCCCGACGGTGAAGCAGGAGCTGGTGGCTTAGGCTCAGCCGGTCCGAGAAGTTCCTCCAGCCTCTTGCCCAACTCTTCTCCGCGGACATCCATCGCGAGGACCGTTCCGTCTTTTCCAACCAGCATGGTGGTCGGCACGGCGACGATGCCGTAATACCGGGCGGGATCGGCGGGGCCCTTGGCGTTGGGGTCCTGAACATGAATGATGGTCCAGGGGATTTTTTCGCTTTCGATGTATTTGTCGAGGGCGGAGCGGTCATCGTCGATGCTCACCCCCACCACGTCGAAGCCCTTGTCGTGATAGCGTTCGTAATTCGCTTTAATGTTCGGCATTTCCGCTCGACAGGGACCACACCACGTGGCGAAGAAATCCACCAGCACAATTTTGCCCCGGTACTGGGCCCAGTTAAAATCTTTGCCGTCTGTCGTTTTACCCGCCAGTTCCATTTTCTTGCCGGGAAGCTCCAGTCGCCGACCAACGCCCTGAAGCTGCTCGCCGGCCTCGGCAATGGCGGGATTACCGTTTTTTGCCAGCAGTTCACCAAACTTCCGACAATACTCACCAGCCGGGACGTCGAGTTCGGCATACTCCAGCTGAGAAAGGATCTGCATCAGCACAGCGATGTCGGCTTCGTCGGGGCTGGCTTTCTGGGTGAGCGAGTTGAGCATCTCGTCGAGATACTTTTTGAGTTCACCGACAAGAGCGGCCTTCTCTTCCCCGGAATGCATCTGGAGCCTGACGGCCAGAACTCCGCCCCGCGCCCTCGTCGCCAACTCTTTGAAACCGAGCTGTTCAATTTTTTCGGGGATCTTCATGACGTCGGCCAAAAGTTCGGGACCGCCAAGTCGGGGCCCCATCAAGGCCCATTGGGCGGCCGCCTGCACATCCTCGGGCTTGACAGGCGGTTTGCTCTCGAGAACGCGGTTGGCCAGAGAGACAAGTTGCTTGCCCATCTCGGGGACCAGTTTTCGGGCGTCGGGATCCTGCATCCGCAAAAGTTGCAGGACGGCCTGGAATTTCCAGTGAAGGGCCGTGTCGATCGTGGGAACGTCGGTACCGGCCTGCGAGATGATTTTCTCAGCCGCGGTGATGATGGCCCGGGCCTGTTTCTGCCGAAACGCCATCAGCCCCTGCGTGTCCGGGGGACCCAGTTCCTTGCTCAGTTTCTCGATAAACTGGAACAGTTGCTCAGGCGTGCCTTCGGGGACGGTGATGTCCTGGGAAGCCTGCGGCGGGGAACTTTCGGTGGCAGGGGCTGCTGGACCGGACGAAGTGCCCGATTCCGCCCACACAGCGAAGGTTCCTATTCTCGCCAGAATTCCCGCCGCCAGGGAACATCCCACCAGCACACTCATTTTCAACCATTTGCACTTGCACATACCGGCCAGCCTTTCCACCGAATCGCACCATACCATGAACTGAACACGGAGCTAAACACACTCCCGCTTGACCCGGGCGACCAGATTCTGCCCAGGCTCCTATAACCGTATGAAGTTTTGGGACGAAAAGCAAGCAAGAGAGGCGCAAAGACGCCTGAACGCAGACGCAACGCGATCGTTTGCCAGGCCTCGGCGAGCGAGCCTCAATGGGCAATTCCGCCGCCGTTTTCCCAGTGAACAGGGACGGCGTGCAGGGCGGTGAGATGATGGAAGCGGCAGATCTTGTCCCAGGCCTCTTCGGCTGTCTCAGCAAACTCGAAAAGATTGAGGTCTTCGTCGTCAATTACGCCTTCATCGGCGAGAAATTGAAAATCGATCACACGTTCCCAGTACTCCCGCCCAAAGATGATGATGGGAATGGGTTGCATCCTGCCGGTCTGTCGAAGTGTGAGGGCGTCCGTCAGCTCATCCAGGGTTCCGAAACCGCCTGGGAATACGACGAGGGCCTTGGCTCGCAGAAGGAAATGGAATTTCCGCAGCGCAAAATAACGGAATTGGAAACAAAGCTCGGGCGTGATGTAGGGATTCGGGATTTGCTCGAGTGGCAGCCGGATATTGAGACCGATTGATTTCGCCCCCGCCTCGTAAGCCCCCCGATTGGCGGCCTCCATGATGCCGGGACCTCCCCCGGTGCAGATTACGTAGTCGCACTGTCCATCCTGTTTGCAGGATTGGGATACGAGATAGGCGAACTGTCGGGCAAGCTCGTAGTACCGACTCTTGGCAAGAAGCCGCTGCGCCCGGGAAACCGCCCGCTTGAGCTTGGGGTTTTCCGGATCGGCTCGGAGGGCCGCCTCGGCTTCTTCCAGCAATCGGCGGGCTTCCGGCTCATCGACGATCCGCGTGCTTCCAAAAACCACGACCGTCGAATTGATTTTCGCCCGCTCAAAGGCCAGCTCGGGCTTCAGCAACTCCAGCTCCATCCGGGTGGGGCGGAGCTTCGGGTCGGCAAGAAAGTCCAAATCCTGGTACGCCACCCGATAGCTGGGAGACTTCAGGATCCGTTCAATAGCGGCCTGCCGTTCCTGGGGGTCCATGTCGTGCCTCAGTCGTCAAGCGGGAAAATTGAGATGGTTTTGCGTATCTCCTGATACCCTCCCGACTCTTGCAGATTACCCAGAAGCTCGAATTTCTCCAAGGTCAATCCGTCCTGATCGCGGCCTATCTGAAAATGGGACACGCGGACTATTCCGATTGTTCGGAAAGCCCGATCCGGCGGACGCCTCATTTCTATACCAGGAAGAGAAGCCCCCAGTTGGCGATGCCCCAGAGAGCCAGAACGGCCCCGCGGTTCCGGTGCAAACGTTTCACGCCCGAAAAAGTATTTTTGCCGCTTGCTCGGAATTTTCCCAGGGACATTCCGCCCTGTAAAAGGAGGGCCAGAGTTCCCAGAATAATCCCCACCGGTGCCGGCCAGAGAAGGGCCCCAACCCCTGTCGCGGCAGTCCAATCCCAAGAATCCACCTCGACGCGCTTTGCACGATTGAGCCGCTGGAGGGCGTGGCGATTCAGCATGTCCGCCCCCCATCCGAGAGCCGTGCCCACGATCAAATCGACCCAAAATGCTACGCCGAGCGGACTTTCACTCAGGAGGGGAAGATCTCGCTCGGCACGCCAAAACGACATCAGCCCATACGCCAGAACCGTCATGCCGATGCAGGGCCCCCACACCGCAGTCGGAGCCGGTTCACCGTCCCAGTGGATGGCCGCAACCACAAAAACGGTCAGCAAGAACCCCGCAAAACAGGCCACCTGCAGGAGCATGGTTGTGGCGGCACGATCCATCCCGGCCATTGCCGCCAACCACTTGCTCCATTCGCCCGCACTGACCATCCACGCCGTGGAGCCCACAATCGCGCTGGAAATGGCTTCCACGAGCGGATAGCGCACTGAAATGGGAGCACTACAATCGCGGCATCGGCCCCGTAAAATCAGCCAACTGAGGACGGGGAGATTGTCAAACCAGCGGATGGAATGCCCGCAATAAGGGCAGTGTGAGCCTGGCCAGACCAGACTTTCGCCTCGCGGCAGCCGGTGGATGACGACGTTGAGAAAGCTTCCCACCACGGCGCCCAATACGAACCACCAAACTTGAATGACGGTATCGAGTGCGTTCAAGGTGGAGCCTCAAACCGGAGGGGACGGGACCAAAATCTCGCACGACTTACTTTGATCATAGGACACATGGCCGCGGCGTGATATAATGGCGGCGGCTGGTAATCGTTGATTGCTCGGAGGCTTAACTCCGCTTTGCCGGGCTTCTTGGGCAAGGGAGATACGACAAGGCGGCCTGAAGTGAAATGGCCGAATGCACCGCAAAACGAGGAGACCGCGTTATGAATTCCGATCGCACGCACTTGAGTCGTCGCGCGTTCATTCAGGAGAGCATTCTTGCTTCGCTGGCAGCGGGAGTACTTCCAGCGATGCCCCTTCGCGGAAGTGAGACTACGGCTCCTCAACCAGCAGCCAACCCGGGACCGAACGGAAAACTTCAGGTGGCGGTTTTAGGGGTGCGCGGTCGGGGGCAGGACCACGCCGCCGCGTACGCCTCGCGCTCTGACTGTCACGTTCTCTACCTCTGTGATGCCGATCGGGATGTGGGGCAGGCGTACCTCGAGCGGTTTGCCAGCCGATTTGGATATCGCCCGAAATTTGTCCAGGACCTCCGCGAGGTGATGGCCGATCCTGCCGTGGACATCGTTTCCATCGCCACGCCCAACCACTGGCACGCGCTGGCCTCAATTTGGGCAATTCAGGCGGGGAAGCATGTCTATGTGGAGAAACCCGTGAGCCACAATATCAGTGAGGGACGCCGCATCGTTCAGGCTGCCCGAAAATATCAGAAGCTTTGCCAGGGGGGAACCCAGCGGCGCTCCGAGGGACGCTACCGGGCGGCGGCCGAAGCCATCAAAGCCGGAAAAATCGGTAAAGTGACCC
This is a stretch of genomic DNA from Thermogutta terrifontis. It encodes these proteins:
- a CDS encoding TatD family hydrolase; the encoded protein is MLIIQPHYHAIARTTQDYERMAAAGVVAVAEPAFWAGFDRRYPETFLDYFRQISEFEPTRAAQYGIRHFCWVAVNPKEAENLELSRAVLAQMPEFFRKPTVLGVGETGLHKSTKNECEVFEAQIELALRYDQLLLVHTPHLEDKYYGTKRILEILRGFSIDPGRVWIDHVEEHTIKMVKEAGYWVGFTLYPITKCSPKRAVDMLERYGWERTLINSSADWGPSDPATLHECIFEFRRRGYGLEEALEVFYNNPVRYLSQNPKFDLPLVKMEMLAPTGAVSMA
- a CDS encoding peroxiredoxin family protein — its product is MCKCKWLKMSVLVGCSLAAGILARIGTFAVWAESGTSSGPAAPATESSPPQASQDITVPEGTPEQLFQFIEKLSKELGPPDTQGLMAFRQKQARAIITAAEKIISQAGTDVPTIDTALHWKFQAVLQLLRMQDPDARKLVPEMGKQLVSLANRVLESKPPVKPEDVQAAAQWALMGPRLGGPELLADVMKIPEKIEQLGFKELATRARGGVLAVRLQMHSGEEKAALVGELKKYLDEMLNSLTQKASPDEADIAVLMQILSQLEYAELDVPAGEYCRKFGELLAKNGNPAIAEAGEQLQGVGRRLELPGKKMELAGKTTDGKDFNWAQYRGKIVLVDFFATWCGPCRAEMPNIKANYERYHDKGFDVVGVSIDDDRSALDKYIESEKIPWTIIHVQDPNAKGPADPARYYGIVAVPTTMLVGKDGTVLAMDVRGEELGKRLEELLGPAEPKPPAPASPSGAATTKTP
- a CDS encoding LOG family protein, which codes for MDPQERQAAIERILKSPSYRVAYQDLDFLADPKLRPTRMELELLKPELAFERAKINSTVVVFGSTRIVDEPEARRLLEEAEAALRADPENPKLKRAVSRAQRLLAKSRYYELARQFAYLVSQSCKQDGQCDYVICTGGGPGIMEAANRGAYEAGAKSIGLNIRLPLEQIPNPYITPELCFQFRYFALRKFHFLLRAKALVVFPGGFGTLDELTDALTLRQTGRMQPIPIIIFGREYWERVIDFQFLADEGVIDDEDLNLFEFAETAEEAWDKICRFHHLTALHAVPVHWENGGGIAH
- a CDS encoding prepilin peptidase, whose translation is MNALDTVIQVWWFVLGAVVGSFLNVVIHRLPRGESLVWPGSHCPYCGHSIRWFDNLPVLSWLILRGRCRDCSAPISVRYPLVEAISSAIVGSTAWMVSAGEWSKWLAAMAGMDRAATTMLLQVACFAGFLLTVFVVAAIHWDGEPAPTAVWGPCIGMTVLAYGLMSFWRAERDLPLLSESPLGVAFWVDLIVGTALGWGADMLNRHALQRLNRAKRVEVDSWDWTAATGVGALLWPAPVGIILGTLALLLQGGMSLGKFRASGKNTFSGVKRLHRNRGAVLALWGIANWGLLFLV